One genomic window of Mauremys mutica isolate MM-2020 ecotype Southern chromosome 5, ASM2049712v1, whole genome shotgun sequence includes the following:
- the FGF5 gene encoding fibroblast growth factor 5 isoform X4 has translation MPSTEAKFTEDCKFRERFQENSYNTYASAVYRTGKTGREWYVALNKKGKAKRGCSPRVKPQHISTHFLPRFKQSEQPELSFTVTVPEKKKSPASTPAKPKVSLAVPRKSPNTVKYRLKFRFG, from the coding sequence GCCAAATTTACAGAAGACTGCAAGTTCAGGGAGAGGTTTCAAGAAAACAGCTATAACACATATGCCTCGGCAGTTTACAGGACCGGAAAGACTGGGAGAGAATGGTATGTGGCTTTGAACAAGAAGGGAAAAGCCAAAAGAGGCTGCAGTCCCCGGGTGAAACCCCAGCACATCTCCACCCATTTCCTTCCAAGGTTCAAACAGTCTGAGCAGCCAGAACTGTCTTTCACCGTCACTGTTCCTGAAAAGAAAAAATCACCTGCCTCCACCCCAGCAAAACCAAAGGTTTCATTGGCCGTGCCTCGGAAGAGCCCCAACACTGTTAAATACAGGCTGAAGTTTCGCTTTGGATAG
- the FGF5 gene encoding fibroblast growth factor 5 isoform X3 encodes MSKKGKLHASAKFTEDCKFRERFQENSYNTYASAVYRTGKTGREWYVALNKKGKAKRGCSPRVKPQHISTHFLPRFKQSEQPELSFTVTVPEKKKSPASTPAKPKVSLAVPRKSPNTVKYRLKFRFG; translated from the coding sequence GCCAAATTTACAGAAGACTGCAAGTTCAGGGAGAGGTTTCAAGAAAACAGCTATAACACATATGCCTCGGCAGTTTACAGGACCGGAAAGACTGGGAGAGAATGGTATGTGGCTTTGAACAAGAAGGGAAAAGCCAAAAGAGGCTGCAGTCCCCGGGTGAAACCCCAGCACATCTCCACCCATTTCCTTCCAAGGTTCAAACAGTCTGAGCAGCCAGAACTGTCTTTCACCGTCACTGTTCCTGAAAAGAAAAAATCACCTGCCTCCACCCCAGCAAAACCAAAGGTTTCATTGGCCGTGCCTCGGAAGAGCCCCAACACTGTTAAATACAGGCTGAAGTTTCGCTTTGGATAG